A region from the Nymphalis io chromosome 9, ilAglIoxx1.1, whole genome shotgun sequence genome encodes:
- the LOC126770592 gene encoding cathepsin B, translating to MSSPTSTQSTRTALIVRPIPVSTSVKIINANMNILRVPCFVLLLAVTISSEDLEKPHPLSDSFINIINSKQNSWKAGQNFPPHMPLTTIIKMMGTLKDDFISKLENVQHDEELIASLPDSFDPRDKWPNCPTLNEIRDQGSCGSCWAFGAVEAMTDRYCIYSNGTKHFHFSAEDLLSCCPICGLGCNGGIPTMAWQYWKHFGLVSGGSFNSTQGCRPYEIAPCEHHVPGNRMPCSGDTKTPKCFRACQPNYNVPYKKDKRYGKHVYSVRGGEGNIRAEIFKNGPVEAAFTVYADFLSYKSGVYKHVAGDALGGHAIKIMGWGVDNGNKYWLIANSWNSDWGDNGFFKILRGDDQCGIESSIIAGEPQFE from the coding sequence ATGAGTAGCCCCACTTCCACTCAGTCGACGCGCACCGCTCTAATTGTGCGCCCGATACCCGTTTCAActtcagtaaaaataataaatgcaaacATGAATATACTTCGCGTTCCGTGTTTTGTGCTACTGCTTGCGGTGACCATTTCATCGGAAGACTTAGAAAAACCTCATCCACTTTCtgattcttttataaatataataaattccaaACAAAACTCATGGAAAGCTGGTCAGAATTTTCCACCTCACATGCCATTAACGACGATCATAAAAATGATGGGGACCCTTAAAgatgattttatttcaaaactggAGAATGTGCAGCATGACGAAGAGCTCATAGCGAGTTTGCCCGACAGTTTCGACCCTAGAGATAAATGGCCAAATTGTCCAACATTAAACGAAATAAGAGATCAAGGTTCTTGCGGCAGTTGTTGGGCTTTCGGAGCAGTAGAAGCAATGACTGACCGATACTGTATTTACTCAAACGGAACAAAGCATTTTCATTTCTCCGCTGAAGATTTATTAAGTTGTTGTCCTATTTGCGGCCTCGGTTGTAATGGGGGTATACCTACAATGGCATGGCAATACTGGAAGCACTTCGGTTTAGTTTCAGGGGGTAGTTTTAATTCTACTCAGGGTTGCAGACCATACGAAATAGCTCCCTGCGAACATCACGTTCCAGGCAATAGAATGCCGTGTAGCGGAGATACCAAGACGCCCAAATGCTTTAGAGCATGCCAACCTAATTATAACGTTCCATACAAAAAGGACAAAAGATACGGAAAACATGTGTACTCTGTAAGAGGTGGTGAGGGTAACATAAGAGCTGAGATATTTAAGAACGGCCCTGTTGAAGCTGCTTTCACTGTGTATGCTGATTTCCTTTCATATAAAAGTGGTGTTTACAAACATGTAGCAGGGGATGCCCTCGGTGGCCACGCTATTAAAATTATGGGATGGGGAGTCGATAATGGTAACAAATATTGGCTTATTGCAAACTCTTGGAATTCCGATTGGGGAGACAATGGTTTCTTCAAAATTCTTCGCGGAGACGATCAATGTGGCATTGAAAGTTCTATAATTGCTGGCGAACcacaatttgaataa
- the LOC126770554 gene encoding uncharacterized protein LOC126770554 isoform X2, translating to MARFFLLFCLMFIFEKVSGLKLTIESDGPAVRGSNVTFTATVKDYEGESLKFVFWDDAQPQHTAEFIESANTSKWVVEYHRDLYESGDYTVKVNLMKSFYGIWYLVTTSSTSFELTDSLNGNLVLNQNDMDRPNKFVAVNKTVHHYIKLPENEIQFLKKNASTVITYWFIDCQYIDQTADFSLNYTYQDVMSDHYIDALVVANNQPLPPITTTTTTTTTTTTTTTTTTTTTTTTTTPKPTTVVPSSTIPSTTIKDVASGNVTHKLYKRALSNKTIKKKNAIKDFICHNSSIVPIGDTYTYGHYQETISIRESISVINITGLNWLQHGDLLNLKVKYTGSPPFDYCAIYKLGQYNVTGNETCSYNTRTSSNAFPLVHYFSDSDQHTVVVVIENEVGKTVSRATINIYKASVHAQLSVIVVPVVFCLVAVILVVFGIAYYQHRSRYTVEVADFDFGQQANLDYKTFTERLRASFRNALNFRQRDDTEPLTSDTRYDSMT from the exons ATGGCTCGTTTCTTTCTGctgttttgtttaatgtttatttttgagAAAG tATCGGGATTGAAATTAACTATTGAAAGCGACGGTCCAGCTGTACGTGGCTCTAATGTAACATTTACAGCAACTGTAAAAGATTATGAGGGAGAGAGTCTCAAATTCGTCTTCTGGGATGATGCACAACCCCAACATACAGCTGAG ttTATTGAGTCAGCAAATACTTCAAAGTGGGTAGTCGAGTATCATCGTGACCTGTATGAGTCTGGAGATTATACTGTCAAAGTTAACCTTATGAAGAGCTTTTATGGGATATGGTATCTGGTTACAACATCCAGTACATCTTTTGAATTAACAG attcaTTAAATGGTAATTTAGTACTTAACCAGAACGACATGGACAGGCCAAATAAGTTCGTTGCTGTCAACAAAACTGtacatcattatattaaattgcctGAAAATGAGATACAATTTCTTAAGAAAAACGCTTCCACGGTCATCACATATTGGTTCATCGATTGTCAATATATAGATCAAACTGCAGATTTTTCATTAAACTATACGTACCAGGATGTCATGAGTGATCATTACATTGATGCCTTGGTTGTTGCAAATAACCAACCATTGCCACCAATTACCACTACAACCACCACGACGACTACCACTACGACCACAACAACGACAACAACTACTACAACGACCACAACAACAACTCCTAAACCAACAACTGTtgtaccgtcaagcacgataccATCGACAACGATCAAAGATGTGGCAAGTGGAAATGTTACCCATAAACTATATAAGAGAGCACtctcaaataaaacaattaaaaagaagAATGCTATCAAAGATTTTATATGCCATAATTCAAGCATCGTACCAATTGGAGATACCTACACGTATGGCCATTATCAAGAAACAATCAGTATCAGAG AATCCATATCAGTGATAAACATAACTGGATTGAACTGGCTTCAGCATGGAgacttacttaatttaaaagttaagtatACAGGGTCTCCACCATTCGACTATTGCGCTATATACAAGCTGGGACAGTACAATGTGACAGGAAACGAGACCTGTTCATACAATACTAGGACGTCGTCCAATGCATTTCCATTAGTCCATTACTTCTCTGATAGCGATCAGCATACTGTTGTCGTTGTGATCGAAAACGAAGTCGGTAAAACAGTTTCGAGGGCAaccatcaatatttataaag ctTCGGTGCATGCACAGCTGTCAGTGATAGTGGTACCGGTGGTATTCTGTCTGGTTGCTGTTATTTTGGTAGTCTTCGGTATCGCGTACTATCAACATCGATCGag ATATACCGTTGAAGTGGCCGATTTTGATTTCGGACAGCAAGCCAATCTCGACTACAAAACATTCACCGAACGCCTCAGAGCCAGTTTCCGAAACGCGTTAAACTTCAGACAACGCGACGACACGGAACCTCTGACGTCAGATACGAGATACGACTCAATGACATAA
- the LOC126770554 gene encoding uncharacterized protein LOC126770554 isoform X1, with product MARFFLLFCLMFIFEKEVSGLKLTIESDGPAVRGSNVTFTATVKDYEGESLKFVFWDDAQPQHTAEFIESANTSKWVVEYHRDLYESGDYTVKVNLMKSFYGIWYLVTTSSTSFELTDSLNGNLVLNQNDMDRPNKFVAVNKTVHHYIKLPENEIQFLKKNASTVITYWFIDCQYIDQTADFSLNYTYQDVMSDHYIDALVVANNQPLPPITTTTTTTTTTTTTTTTTTTTTTTTTTPKPTTVVPSSTIPSTTIKDVASGNVTHKLYKRALSNKTIKKKNAIKDFICHNSSIVPIGDTYTYGHYQETISIRESISVINITGLNWLQHGDLLNLKVKYTGSPPFDYCAIYKLGQYNVTGNETCSYNTRTSSNAFPLVHYFSDSDQHTVVVVIENEVGKTVSRATINIYKASVHAQLSVIVVPVVFCLVAVILVVFGIAYYQHRSRYTVEVADFDFGQQANLDYKTFTERLRASFRNALNFRQRDDTEPLTSDTRYDSMT from the exons ATGGCTCGTTTCTTTCTGctgttttgtttaatgtttatttttgagAAAG aagtATCGGGATTGAAATTAACTATTGAAAGCGACGGTCCAGCTGTACGTGGCTCTAATGTAACATTTACAGCAACTGTAAAAGATTATGAGGGAGAGAGTCTCAAATTCGTCTTCTGGGATGATGCACAACCCCAACATACAGCTGAG ttTATTGAGTCAGCAAATACTTCAAAGTGGGTAGTCGAGTATCATCGTGACCTGTATGAGTCTGGAGATTATACTGTCAAAGTTAACCTTATGAAGAGCTTTTATGGGATATGGTATCTGGTTACAACATCCAGTACATCTTTTGAATTAACAG attcaTTAAATGGTAATTTAGTACTTAACCAGAACGACATGGACAGGCCAAATAAGTTCGTTGCTGTCAACAAAACTGtacatcattatattaaattgcctGAAAATGAGATACAATTTCTTAAGAAAAACGCTTCCACGGTCATCACATATTGGTTCATCGATTGTCAATATATAGATCAAACTGCAGATTTTTCATTAAACTATACGTACCAGGATGTCATGAGTGATCATTACATTGATGCCTTGGTTGTTGCAAATAACCAACCATTGCCACCAATTACCACTACAACCACCACGACGACTACCACTACGACCACAACAACGACAACAACTACTACAACGACCACAACAACAACTCCTAAACCAACAACTGTtgtaccgtcaagcacgataccATCGACAACGATCAAAGATGTGGCAAGTGGAAATGTTACCCATAAACTATATAAGAGAGCACtctcaaataaaacaattaaaaagaagAATGCTATCAAAGATTTTATATGCCATAATTCAAGCATCGTACCAATTGGAGATACCTACACGTATGGCCATTATCAAGAAACAATCAGTATCAGAG AATCCATATCAGTGATAAACATAACTGGATTGAACTGGCTTCAGCATGGAgacttacttaatttaaaagttaagtatACAGGGTCTCCACCATTCGACTATTGCGCTATATACAAGCTGGGACAGTACAATGTGACAGGAAACGAGACCTGTTCATACAATACTAGGACGTCGTCCAATGCATTTCCATTAGTCCATTACTTCTCTGATAGCGATCAGCATACTGTTGTCGTTGTGATCGAAAACGAAGTCGGTAAAACAGTTTCGAGGGCAaccatcaatatttataaag ctTCGGTGCATGCACAGCTGTCAGTGATAGTGGTACCGGTGGTATTCTGTCTGGTTGCTGTTATTTTGGTAGTCTTCGGTATCGCGTACTATCAACATCGATCGag ATATACCGTTGAAGTGGCCGATTTTGATTTCGGACAGCAAGCCAATCTCGACTACAAAACATTCACCGAACGCCTCAGAGCCAGTTTCCGAAACGCGTTAAACTTCAGACAACGCGACGACACGGAACCTCTGACGTCAGATACGAGATACGACTCAATGACATAA
- the LOC126770660 gene encoding uncharacterized protein LOC126770660: MATVFDSPFIRQRLHRLRQRDFELEEDQRFGRCDCTSYSYFVLSMVLFSVGTVITVLALGDADGYILSNLGHMWLVGPIFICSGMMVAVKSMLYLRRKSVIQMLLHQRAIIRDMATVQAEQAYGAQVPRTASSATLPPSYDALISSAVISKPQPSSSEIPPPTYDEAMYLIDEEKYHLDNKTVNSAKQETSNQMDSNNDVNKP, from the exons atggCTACCGTTTTTGATAGTCCTTTCATTCGACAACGTTTGCATCGTTTGCGGCAGCGAGATTTCGAGTTAGAGGAAGATCAAAGATTTGGACGATGTGATTGTACGAGTTATTCCTATTTTGTGCTGTCCATGGTGTTGTTTTCAGTTGGTACCGTTATCACAGTATTAGCATTGGGAGATGCTGATGGATATATTCTCAGTAACTTGGGACACATGTGGCTCGTGGGACCTATATTTATATGCTCTGGAATGATGGTGGCTGTTAAAAGCATGTTATATTTGAGGAGAAAAAGTGTTATTCAAATGCTTTTGCATCAACGTGCAATTATTAGG GATATGGCAACTGTACAAGCTGAACAAGCCTATGGAGCTCAAGTGCCTCGAACAGCTTCAAGTGCTACCTTACCTCCTTCTTATGATGCTCTAATATCAAGTGCAGTAATAAGCAAACCACAACCTTCCAGTTCAGAAATTCCACCACCAACATATGATGAAGCTATGTATTTAATTGATGAGGAAAAATACCATCTAGACAATAAAACTGTTAACAGCGCTAAACAAGAAACTAGTAACCAAATGGATTCCAACAATGATGTCAACAAACCTTAA
- the LOC126770656 gene encoding UDP-N-acetylglucosamine transferase subunit ALG14 homolog: MSVILYVATGITVAFTMRVFFLFYKILRSDCQLISPNNSLRTIYCIGSGGHTTELLRLMSHLDSKKFQPRLFILAKNDTSSEVKIQEAVNGSDDYTLYRIPRSRNVKQSYLSSVFTTIYATLSTIPILYKFKPDVIFCNGPGTCVPVCLVSFLLRCLFILDCRIVFIESLCRVRTLSLSGIILQFFADVFIIQWPQLRHVCFRAEYFGRLT; encoded by the coding sequence ATGAGTGTTATCTTATATGTAGCAACGGGTATAACCGTGGCGTTCACCATGAGAGTtttcttcctattttataaaatattaagaagtGATTGCCAGTTAATTAGTCCAAATAATTCATTAAGAACAATTTACTGCATCGGGTCTGGTGGTCATACGACAGAACTATTGAGACTTATGTCTCATTTAGACTCCAAGAAGTTTCAGCCACGACTATTCATTTTAGCGAAAAATGATACCAGTAGTGAAGTAAAAATACAAGAAGCGGTGAATGGATCTGatgattatacattatatagaaTTCCCAGAAGTAGAAATGTTAAGCAATCATATCTGTCATCGGTATTCACCACCATTTATGCAACTCTTTCTActatacctattttatataaatttaagcctgatgttatattttgtaatggTCCTGGAACATGTGTACCAGTTTGTttggtttcatttttattaagatgtttgtttattttagactGTAGAATAGTATTTATAGAAAGTCTTTGTAGAGTCAGAACACTTTCTTTATCTGGCATAATATTACAGTTCTTTGctgatgtatttataatacaatggcCACAGCTAAGGCATGTATGCTTTAGAGCTGAATACTTTGGtagattaacataa